One genomic region from Salinicola endophyticus encodes:
- a CDS encoding MFS transporter, with amino-acid sequence MWSLLRPLRALLGSVALLLLGNGLINTLLTLRGASEGFPTALIGLIMSGYFVGFVCGTWVSGRLIRRMGHIRTFAFCASLCASTALLHLIFIDPWVWLALRVLYGLSFITVMTVIESWLNAQAASHERGRVFALYMVINLGALTLAQQMLRLDTPEGHLLFLMTAIFICWALLPITMTKRSQPVITARPKSRLKALLGFAPLSVAAAALSGLAMGAFWALTPVYARAQGFDVGGVGLVMSAAILGGALLQIPIGRFSDRHDRARVMTWVVLLAALCAAVMPLVPDPRALLGLFFIWGGLAFSLYPLAVAQLIDQLNPDEIVSGSADMLVVQGAGSALAPILAGAVMSLFGNQGLPLYIAGVLALLGLYALYRRRHVSTLISGDSAHFEPMTPTSSQALEMMYDDVQQDLFADPSFYAEHERRRIVDTAAKA; translated from the coding sequence ATGTGGTCGCTGCTTCGCCCGCTCCGTGCCCTGCTCGGCAGTGTCGCCCTGCTGCTGCTGGGCAACGGTCTGATCAACACCCTGCTGACCCTGCGCGGCGCCAGCGAAGGGTTCCCGACCGCGCTGATCGGTCTGATCATGTCCGGCTACTTCGTCGGCTTCGTCTGCGGCACCTGGGTCAGCGGGCGCCTGATTCGGCGCATGGGCCATATCCGCACCTTCGCCTTCTGCGCCAGCCTGTGCGCCTCGACCGCACTGCTGCACCTGATCTTCATCGACCCCTGGGTCTGGCTCGCGCTGCGTGTGCTCTACGGGCTCAGCTTCATCACCGTGATGACCGTGATCGAGAGCTGGCTCAACGCCCAGGCCGCCAGCCACGAGCGCGGCCGTGTCTTCGCCCTCTACATGGTGATCAACCTCGGCGCTCTGACGCTGGCCCAGCAGATGTTGCGGCTGGATACCCCCGAGGGCCATCTGCTGTTCCTGATGACCGCCATCTTCATCTGCTGGGCCCTGCTGCCGATCACCATGACCAAGCGCAGCCAGCCGGTGATCACGGCACGCCCCAAGAGCCGGCTCAAGGCGCTGCTCGGCTTCGCCCCGCTGTCGGTGGCCGCCGCCGCGCTCTCGGGGCTGGCGATGGGTGCATTCTGGGCGCTGACGCCAGTCTACGCCCGCGCCCAGGGCTTCGATGTCGGTGGTGTCGGCCTGGTGATGAGCGCGGCGATTCTGGGTGGCGCGCTGCTGCAGATTCCCATCGGGCGCTTCTCCGACCGCCACGATCGCGCCCGGGTGATGACCTGGGTGGTGCTGCTCGCCGCCCTGTGTGCTGCGGTAATGCCACTGGTGCCTGACCCCAGGGCGCTATTGGGTCTATTCTTTATCTGGGGCGGTTTGGCATTTTCCCTCTATCCCCTGGCGGTGGCGCAGTTGATCGATCAGTTGAACCCCGATGAGATCGTCTCAGGCTCGGCCGACATGCTGGTGGTTCAGGGCGCCGGTAGCGCCCTGGCGCCGATTCTCGCCGGCGCCGTGATGAGCCTGTTCGGCAACCAGGGGCTGCCACTCTATATCGCCGGCGTGCTGGCCCTGCTGGGGCTCTACGCGCTCTATCGCCGTCGCCACGTCTCGACCCTGATCAGTGGCGACAGCGCACATTTCGAGCCAATGACCCCAACCAGCAGCCAGGCGCTGGAGATGATGTACGACGACGTGCAGCAGGATCTATTCGCCGACCCCAGTTTTTACGCAGAGCACGAACGCCGGCGGATCGTCGACACGGCCGCAAAGGCCTGA
- a CDS encoding PhzF family phenazine biosynthesis protein encodes MPASQTQGRRGYRYVLLDVFTATPFAGNPLAVFPDAAALTDTQMAQLARELNLSESVFITARRPGRLSLRIFTPSGELPFAGHPSVGTAWLAQALGWHDTDTPLILAEGVGDVPIHFAGTQAWLTTAQSLEVSEDSLSIEQAAEIVGLSREQIVARPLSASCGVPYQLIELADLDALAAVRIDSSALAHALPAASERSLYLYVRDTPQRLRTRMFTGDASLYEDPATGSAAAPLIGYLSCQSGTRTRDWQIVQGVEMGRPSHIHGRVTCAEAGQQTIQIGGEALIVGEGVLYV; translated from the coding sequence TTGCCGGCTAGCCAAACTCAGGGACGCCGTGGCTATCGCTACGTGCTGCTGGATGTCTTCACCGCCACGCCCTTCGCGGGCAATCCTCTGGCCGTCTTCCCCGACGCCGCTGCGCTGACAGACACGCAGATGGCGCAGCTGGCCCGGGAACTGAACCTTTCCGAGAGCGTGTTCATCACCGCGCGCCGGCCCGGACGTCTCAGTCTGCGTATCTTTACCCCCAGTGGCGAACTACCCTTCGCCGGGCATCCGAGTGTGGGCACCGCCTGGCTAGCGCAGGCACTGGGCTGGCACGACACGGACACGCCACTGATCCTCGCAGAGGGTGTGGGTGACGTGCCGATCCACTTCGCCGGCACTCAGGCGTGGCTGACCACGGCGCAGTCGCTCGAAGTCAGTGAAGACTCACTGTCGATCGAGCAGGCAGCAGAGATCGTGGGGCTCTCCCGCGAACAGATCGTTGCCCGGCCGCTCAGCGCCTCCTGCGGGGTTCCCTATCAGTTGATCGAACTCGCCGATCTCGATGCACTGGCTGCGGTGCGTATCGACAGCAGCGCCCTCGCCCATGCCCTGCCCGCTGCCTCCGAGCGCAGTCTCTACCTCTATGTGCGCGACACGCCGCAGCGGCTGCGCACGCGGATGTTCACGGGAGATGCGAGTCTCTACGAAGACCCCGCCACCGGCAGCGCCGCCGCACCGCTGATCGGCTATCTGTCATGCCAGTCGGGCACCCGAACGCGCGACTGGCAGATCGTCCAGGGGGTGGAGATGGGACGACCGAGCCATATCCACGGCCGCGTGACCTGCGCCGAGGCGGGCCAGCAGACGATCCAGATCGGCGGCGAGGCGCTCATCGTCGGTGAGGGCGTGCTCTATGTCTGA
- a CDS encoding DUF1127 domain-containing protein yields the protein MRFMPLHLFVTTLNTVDGILWGDTRQRRRSLRYDSPSVWQRRRTRRQLAELDTHQLQDIGLLPSQVYRETHRPFWR from the coding sequence ATGCGCTTCATGCCCTTGCACCTGTTCGTCACCACGCTGAATACCGTGGACGGTATCCTGTGGGGCGACACACGCCAACGTCGACGATCGCTGCGGTATGACTCGCCCAGCGTCTGGCAGCGTCGGCGCACCCGACGCCAGCTGGCGGAGCTCGATACGCACCAGTTGCAGGATATCGGTCTGCTGCCCAGTCAGGTATACCGGGAGACCCATCGCCCGTTCTGGCGCTGA